A section of the Clostridium omnivorum genome encodes:
- a CDS encoding flagellar brake protein, translating to MAEEVNFIINTKVEISWSDGYYKSNIEDVRENYIAISIPTKEGQYIPLRVGEQLEVFYYPNNEDIYKFSSIVLGREVDRIPMILLGMPSSIMKVQRRKFVRVPIVCDINCSIIDKALINKDYTVEANRSKETLKATLLDLSGGGMRVRFNKDIKLKEIIVSYIPIDSDEIVIMGEVVRVDKDKDSKCICGINFMGLTEKTRDKIIRFIFQLMRSQMRKV from the coding sequence ATGGCAGAAGAAGTAAATTTCATAATAAACACTAAGGTTGAAATCTCATGGAGTGATGGATACTATAAGAGTAACATAGAAGATGTAAGAGAAAATTATATAGCAATCAGTATTCCTACTAAGGAAGGACAATATATTCCTCTTAGAGTAGGGGAACAGCTTGAGGTATTTTATTATCCTAATAATGAAGATATATATAAATTTAGTTCTATAGTTCTAGGAAGAGAAGTAGATAGAATACCTATGATACTTTTGGGTATGCCATCTTCAATAATGAAGGTTCAAAGAAGAAAGTTTGTTAGAGTTCCTATTGTTTGTGACATAAACTGCTCTATAATCGATAAGGCTCTTATTAATAAGGATTATACAGTAGAAGCTAATAGAAGTAAGGAAACACTTAAAGCTACATTATTGGATTTAAGTGGTGGTGGAATGAGGGTTAGGTTTAATAAGGATATTAAACTTAAGGAGATAATTGTAAGCTATATACCTATAGATTCTGATGAAATAGTAATAATGGGTGAAGTTGTAAGAGTAGATAAGGATAAAGATAGCAAATGTATTTGTGGAATTAATTTTATGGGTTTAACAGAGAAAACTAGAGATAAGATAATAAGATTCATATTCCAACTTATGCGCAGTCAGATGCGAAAAGTATAG
- a CDS encoding FliA/WhiG family RNA polymerase sigma factor — protein sequence MAMAKAADVKVQVVEKYIPLVKYIASRVIIGKTKYIEYEDLVSNGMIGLMDAINKFDQSKGMKFSTYASIRIKGAMIDELRKNSPISKGAMDKLNRYNEVVEKLQRKLLRDPLNSEIAKELNISLQDVSDIESYINYISIVSLEDLIFSEDDDMPLIGTIQDENSPSPEKSLEEKEELEYLTKALELLNEKDRIVLSLYYYEGLTLKEIGKVLEVSESRVCQLHSRAIVHLRKEMKKLKYT from the coding sequence ATGGCCATGGCGAAAGCTGCCGATGTTAAGGTACAGGTAGTAGAAAAATATATACCATTAGTTAAATACATCGCTTCAAGAGTAATTATCGGAAAAACTAAATATATTGAATATGAAGACCTCGTTAGCAATGGTATGATTGGTCTAATGGATGCAATAAATAAATTTGATCAGAGCAAGGGCATGAAATTTTCAACCTATGCATCTATAAGAATAAAGGGTGCTATGATAGATGAGCTTAGAAAAAATAGCCCAATTTCCAAAGGAGCCATGGATAAACTTAATAGATACAATGAAGTAGTTGAAAAACTTCAGAGAAAACTTTTGAGAGATCCACTTAATTCAGAAATAGCTAAAGAATTAAATATATCTCTACAGGATGTTTCTGACATAGAAAGCTATATAAACTATATTTCTATTGTTTCCCTTGAGGATTTGATTTTTTCAGAAGATGATGACATGCCCTTAATTGGTACAATACAAGATGAAAACAGTCCAAGTCCTGAAAAGAGCTTGGAGGAAAAGGAAGAACTTGAATATTTAACTAAAGCGTTAGAACTTTTAAATGAAAAGGATAGAATAGTATTATCACTATATTATTATGAAGGTCTTACCTTAAAGGAAATTGGAAAGGTTTTAGAAGTGTCAGAATCAAGAGTATGTCAATTGCATAGTAGAGCAATTGTTCACCTAAGAAAAGAAATGAAAAAGTTAAAATATACTTAA
- a CDS encoding flagellar hook-basal body complex protein — protein MIRGLYTAVSGMITQEARQDVITNNMANVNTVGYKGDNLSVRKFNDVLIQNYDKKVNGKNVKNVIGSLSEGSEIDVVKTVYTQGLIQSTDKPTDFALDGSGFFTVSRNMLGTEKQYYSRDGHFHVNSAGYLVNDSGDAVLAKELDNNLNTVGEPKPIYVGNNSITSDNLGNINIGDKKYKFHTVNFNNYGDLKKVGDNLYDGANPIEDNNVGVKQNSLEKSNVNVINEMVNMMTVSRTFESNQKVVQAMDETLNKAVNEVGTVR, from the coding sequence ATGATTAGAGGGCTTTATACAGCAGTTTCTGGAATGATTACTCAAGAGGCAAGGCAGGACGTTATTACTAATAATATGGCTAATGTTAACACTGTAGGATATAAAGGTGATAATCTTTCAGTAAGAAAATTCAATGATGTATTGATTCAAAATTATGATAAAAAAGTTAATGGCAAAAATGTGAAAAATGTTATTGGATCTTTAAGTGAAGGTAGTGAGATTGATGTAGTGAAAACTGTGTACACGCAGGGACTTATTCAATCAACAGATAAGCCAACTGATTTTGCTCTTGATGGCAGTGGCTTTTTTACCGTTTCTAGAAATATGTTAGGTACAGAAAAACAATATTATTCAAGGGATGGTCACTTCCATGTAAACAGTGCTGGATATTTAGTAAATGATAGTGGAGATGCAGTGCTAGCAAAAGAACTAGATAATAATTTAAATACAGTGGGCGAACCAAAGCCAATATATGTTGGAAATAATTCTATTACTTCGGATAACCTTGGAAACATAAATATAGGTGACAAAAAATATAAATTTCATACTGTTAATTTTAATAACTATGGTGATTTAAAAAAAGTTGGAGACAATTTATATGATGGAGCAAATCCAATTGAAGATAATAATGTAGGTGTAAAACAAAATTCTTTAGAAAAATCAAATGTTAATGTAATAAACGAAATGGTTAATATGATGACTGTTTCTAGAACTTTTGAATCAAATCAAAAGGTTGTACAAGCTATGGATGAGACTTTGAACAAAGCTGTTAATGAGGTTGGAACAGTAAGATAA
- a CDS encoding flagellar basal-body rod protein FlgG produces the protein MLRILWNSRAGMNAQQEKLDSISNNLANVNTEGYKKTDVTFSDLVQETLNRQGYPNTKGSISSTGTGVKASQWIRDGKQGNLLQTGSNTDLAIDGSGYFAVTTADGTVAYTRNGSFNTDSAGSIVDKNGNRLNITFNPGATNEDRVFTQDNFVVSPEGIVSKRLPGGNTKEVGKIELYNFVGQDSLRSVGENLYVPKAGTQMYQNNDYNIEQGFLEGSNVDVASEMTDMIVTQRAFELSSKGLKTADDMWGITNNLRSK, from the coding sequence TTGCTTAGAATATTATGGAATAGCAGAGCTGGTATGAATGCTCAGCAGGAAAAATTAGATTCTATATCTAATAATTTGGCTAATGTTAATACTGAAGGATATAAGAAAACGGATGTAACTTTTAGTGACTTAGTGCAGGAAACTTTAAATAGGCAAGGTTATCCTAACACAAAAGGTTCAATTTCCTCCACAGGAACTGGTGTAAAGGCTTCACAGTGGATAAGAGATGGAAAACAAGGAAATCTTCTTCAAACTGGTTCTAATACGGATTTAGCTATTGATGGAAGTGGATATTTTGCTGTTACAACTGCTGATGGAACAGTAGCTTATACAAGAAATGGGAGCTTTAATACTGATTCAGCAGGAAGTATTGTAGATAAGAATGGAAATAGATTAAATATAACTTTTAATCCTGGAGCTACAAATGAAGATAGGGTATTTACACAGGATAATTTTGTTGTAAGTCCTGAAGGAATTGTATCTAAAAGATTACCAGGCGGGAATACCAAGGAAGTTGGAAAGATAGAATTATATAATTTTGTTGGACAAGATTCCTTAAGATCAGTTGGTGAAAATTTATATGTTCCAAAAGCAGGAACACAAATGTACCAAAACAACGATTACAATATAGAGCAAGGATTTTTAGAAGGCTCTAATGTTGATGTTGCTTCTGAAATGACAGATATGATTGTAACACAAAGGGCATTTGAATTAAGTTCTAAGGGGTTAAAAACTGCGGATGATATGTGGGGAATAACCAATAATTTAAGATCAAAATAG
- a CDS encoding putative manganese-dependent inorganic diphosphatase, with translation MNDVIYITGHKNPDTDSICASIAYAEFKNKTENTTAIPVRLGAVNRETQFILNYFGVEIPELIETVKVQISDLDIDIVAPVYPEISLKMAWNIMKRNNIKTLPVVNETDTLIGIASLSNLTSTYMDIWDNNILSKSNTTLENILETLSAKCIYIPEENPKIRGKIVTAAMQPDSAECIIEEGDVVICGDREDTQESVINAKASLMIITGNHFASDTVVEKATAAGCSIITTPYDTFTASRLITQSIPIGYVMTKDNILSFHVDDFVEEIKDVMLETRYRSYPVVDRDNKVMGSVSRYHLITQNKKKVILLDHNERTQSVHGLEDAEVLEIIDHHRIADIQTGGPIYFRNEPVGSTSTIIASIFFENGIRPSRKAAGILCAAIISDTLLFKSPTSTNVDKVTLKRLAEIANIDVEKFAKEMFKAGTSLKDKTADEIFHQDFKVFTINNLKIGISQVGTMNIESFSDIREEMVNLMEKKAVEDSFNVIVLMLTDILNGGSELIALGKDKDIISRAFNVKLTGNSVYLPGILSRKKQVIPPITTAITSMK, from the coding sequence ATGAATGATGTAATATACATAACTGGACATAAAAATCCTGATACTGATTCTATTTGCGCATCCATTGCTTATGCAGAGTTTAAAAATAAGACTGAAAATACTACTGCCATACCTGTAAGACTTGGTGCTGTAAATAGAGAGACTCAATTTATACTAAATTATTTTGGCGTAGAAATTCCTGAGCTAATAGAAACTGTAAAAGTGCAAATTTCTGATTTAGATATTGATATCGTAGCACCAGTATATCCGGAAATTTCCTTAAAAATGGCTTGGAATATAATGAAAAGAAATAATATAAAAACCCTTCCTGTAGTAAACGAAACTGATACCCTAATAGGTATTGCTTCTCTTTCAAACTTAACTTCAACTTATATGGATATTTGGGATAACAATATACTATCCAAAAGTAATACTACACTGGAAAACATTTTAGAAACCCTTTCTGCTAAGTGTATATATATTCCTGAGGAAAACCCTAAAATTAGAGGAAAAATTGTTACTGCTGCTATGCAGCCTGATAGTGCTGAATGTATTATTGAAGAGGGTGATGTGGTTATCTGTGGAGATAGAGAAGATACTCAGGAATCCGTAATTAATGCAAAAGCTTCACTTATGATAATTACAGGCAATCATTTTGCCAGTGACACTGTTGTTGAAAAGGCTACAGCTGCTGGATGTTCTATAATAACTACCCCATACGATACTTTTACTGCCTCAAGACTTATAACTCAAAGTATTCCAATAGGATATGTAATGACTAAAGACAATATACTTAGCTTTCATGTTGATGATTTCGTTGAAGAAATTAAGGATGTTATGCTTGAAACTAGGTATAGAAGCTATCCAGTAGTTGATAGAGACAATAAGGTTATGGGTAGTGTTTCTAGATACCATTTGATAACTCAAAACAAGAAAAAAGTTATTTTGCTTGATCACAACGAGAGGACTCAATCTGTTCATGGTCTTGAAGATGCCGAGGTTCTAGAAATAATAGATCACCACAGAATTGCAGATATTCAAACTGGAGGTCCAATATATTTTAGAAACGAACCCGTTGGAAGTACTTCTACTATAATAGCATCAATATTCTTTGAAAATGGCATTAGACCTTCTAGAAAAGCTGCAGGAATTTTGTGTGCTGCTATAATTTCTGATACACTTTTATTCAAATCACCTACCTCAACTAATGTTGATAAAGTAACCTTAAAAAGACTTGCTGAAATAGCAAATATAGATGTGGAAAAATTTGCAAAAGAAATGTTCAAAGCTGGTACTTCTCTAAAGGATAAGACAGCTGATGAAATCTTCCATCAGGACTTTAAAGTCTTCACCATAAACAACTTAAAAATTGGAATTTCACAAGTTGGAACTATGAATATAGAAAGCTTCTCAGATATTCGTGAGGAAATGGTCAATCTAATGGAAAAAAAGGCTGTAGAAGATAGTTTCAATGTGATAGTATTAATGTTAACAGATATTTTAAACGGAGGCTCCGAGCTTATAGCCCTTGGTAAAGATAAAGATATAATTTCAAGAGCCTTTAATGTAAAATTAACTGGAAATAGTGTTTATCTTCCAGGTATTCTTTCAAGAAAAAAGCAAGTAATACCACCTATTACTACTGCTATAACATCAATGAAATAA
- a CDS encoding calcium-translocating P-type ATPase, SERCA-type encodes MVNHQDAMYGLTKEDVDKRLKTYGLNQLEQANRISSIKIFLSQFNDFIVWVLIGATILSGIMGEKADAITILIIIIMNAILGFVQEFKTEKSLEALKKLAAPTAKVIREGKVQVVNAEFLVPGDLVILESGDRVPADCIILQYSNVMVDESLLTGESLGVNKSDKDKENNLYMGTIVLTGKATAKVLQTGMKTEMGKIAGMLQSIENEVSPLKLKLASLGKILVVLCVIICIVVTLTGIWRGQDKYQMFLSGVSLAVAAIPEGLAAIVTVALALGVSRMLKRNALVRKLPAVETLGCTSVICSDKTGTLTQNNMTVKALYFNNNLYNYDKERVPENLVLKKAFTFCNDCNLDLKENNIQKSLLGDPTETALIKAFFNDTKSYNTFLNTGSRVFDLPFDSNRKMMSVVIRESGRECCYVKGAPERIIDRCKYVLDSGEVKPLTPIYKQKILIAVENMSYKALRCIAAAYKDKNIVKNSSLENDLIFIGVAGIIDPPRKEVKDAVLECKIAGIKPVMITGDHKNTAYAIGKELEICKDESEVLTGEDLDKINDKDLVKVVGNATIFARVSPNHKLRIVKAFKNRNQIVAMTGDGVNDAPAVKEADIGISMGISGTDVTKEASSMILLDDNFATIVAAVEEGRVIYDNIRKFIRYLLSCNLGEVLTMFLASMFYLDTPLLPIQILFVNLLTDGLPAIALGVDPADKDIMYQKPREKNEHIFARGLTEKILIRGSLIGICTVLAFIMGRYYNMDLKACRTLALGTLIMSQLIHVFECRSEKHSIFEIKLFTNMYLVGAVLISITMLNLVLYVPFLQNVFHTVALGFGQWMIVIFFSGIISFINSVYLYMQRR; translated from the coding sequence ATGGTTAATCATCAAGATGCAATGTATGGTTTGACAAAGGAAGATGTAGATAAAAGACTAAAGACATATGGCTTAAACCAGCTTGAGCAAGCGAATAGAATTTCATCTATTAAAATCTTTTTATCCCAATTTAATGATTTCATTGTATGGGTTTTAATAGGAGCAACTATTTTATCCGGAATTATGGGAGAAAAGGCTGATGCAATTACAATTTTAATAATTATAATTATGAATGCCATTCTAGGTTTTGTTCAGGAATTTAAAACGGAAAAATCCTTGGAGGCTCTAAAAAAACTTGCAGCTCCTACCGCAAAGGTAATTAGAGAAGGAAAAGTACAAGTAGTAAATGCAGAATTTTTAGTACCAGGTGATTTAGTTATACTGGAAAGTGGAGATAGGGTACCAGCTGACTGCATTATACTTCAATATAGCAATGTAATGGTGGATGAGTCGCTTTTAACTGGTGAATCCCTTGGGGTAAACAAGAGTGACAAAGATAAAGAAAATAATTTATATATGGGAACTATAGTGCTTACGGGAAAGGCAACTGCTAAAGTATTACAAACTGGTATGAAAACTGAAATGGGAAAAATAGCAGGTATGCTTCAAAGTATTGAAAATGAAGTATCACCATTAAAACTAAAACTAGCCTCTCTTGGCAAAATACTTGTAGTTTTATGTGTAATAATTTGTATAGTTGTTACTTTGACAGGTATATGGAGAGGACAAGATAAGTATCAGATGTTTCTATCAGGTGTTAGCTTGGCAGTTGCTGCGATACCAGAAGGACTAGCAGCTATTGTTACTGTGGCACTAGCTCTTGGAGTGTCAAGAATGCTTAAGAGAAATGCGCTAGTTAGAAAACTTCCTGCAGTTGAGACTTTAGGATGTACCTCAGTTATATGCAGTGATAAGACAGGTACATTAACTCAAAATAACATGACTGTTAAAGCACTGTACTTTAATAACAATTTATACAATTATGATAAGGAAAGGGTTCCTGAAAATTTAGTTTTAAAAAAGGCTTTTACCTTCTGCAACGATTGTAATTTGGATTTAAAAGAAAATAATATTCAAAAGAGTCTTTTAGGTGACCCAACTGAAACAGCTTTAATAAAGGCATTTTTTAATGATACAAAATCCTATAATACTTTTTTAAATACTGGAAGCAGAGTATTTGATTTGCCATTTGATTCAAACAGAAAAATGATGTCTGTAGTTATAAGAGAGTCTGGCAGAGAGTGCTGTTATGTAAAAGGGGCTCCTGAAAGAATAATAGATAGATGTAAATATGTTTTAGATAGCGGAGAAGTAAAACCGTTAACCCCTATATATAAGCAAAAAATTCTTATAGCAGTAGAAAATATGTCTTATAAGGCTTTAAGGTGTATCGCAGCAGCGTATAAGGATAAAAATATTGTAAAAAATAGCAGTCTTGAAAATGATTTGATATTTATTGGGGTTGCAGGAATAATAGATCCCCCAAGAAAAGAAGTTAAAGATGCAGTATTGGAATGTAAGATAGCTGGCATAAAACCAGTAATGATTACTGGAGATCATAAAAATACTGCTTATGCTATAGGTAAGGAATTAGAAATATGCAAGGATGAAAGTGAAGTACTTACTGGAGAAGATTTAGATAAGATAAATGATAAAGATTTAGTTAAAGTGGTAGGAAATGCTACTATATTTGCTAGAGTTAGTCCAAACCATAAGCTAAGAATAGTAAAAGCATTTAAGAATAGAAACCAAATAGTAGCAATGACTGGTGATGGAGTAAATGATGCTCCTGCTGTAAAGGAAGCAGATATCGGTATTTCTATGGGTATATCAGGCACTGATGTAACCAAAGAAGCTTCATCCATGATTCTTCTGGATGATAACTTTGCTACAATAGTGGCCGCAGTAGAAGAAGGAAGGGTAATATATGATAACATAAGAAAGTTTATAAGATACCTTCTTTCCTGTAACCTTGGAGAGGTATTAACTATGTTTTTAGCTTCTATGTTCTATTTAGATACACCTCTTCTTCCAATACAAATATTATTTGTAAACTTACTTACAGATGGGCTTCCGGCTATAGCTCTTGGTGTTGACCCCGCTGATAAGGACATAATGTATCAAAAACCTAGAGAAAAGAATGAACATATATTTGCAAGAGGACTTACAGAAAAGATATTAATAAGAGGCAGCTTGATAGGAATTTGTACGGTGCTGGCATTTATAATGGGAAGATACTATAATATGGATTTAAAAGCCTGTAGAACTCTAGCACTAGGAACACTAATTATGTCTCAATTGATACATGTTTTTGAATGTAGATCAGAAAAACATTCAATTTTTGAGATAAAGCTATTTACAAATATGTACTTAGTAGGTGCAGTGCTTATTTCGATAACAATGCTCAACTTAGTTCTCTATGTACCATTTTTACAGAATGTATTCCATACGGTAGCATTAGGCTTTGGACAATGGATGATAGTTATATTCTTTTCAGGTATAATATCTTTCATTAATAGTGTTTATTTGTATATGCAAAGAAGATAA
- a CDS encoding HypC/HybG/HupF family hydrogenase formation chaperone, with amino-acid sequence MCLGIPLRVICINGNTAVGEMNGIERKIRIDLVPNVKLENYVMVHAGFAIEIIDYEAAKETLDIMKELEESLEQNNR; translated from the coding sequence ATGTGTTTAGGAATTCCTTTAAGAGTCATCTGCATTAATGGTAATACAGCTGTTGGAGAAATGAATGGAATTGAAAGAAAGATAAGAATAGATTTAGTTCCAAACGTTAAGCTAGAGAACTATGTTATGGTACATGCAGGTTTTGCAATAGAAATTATTGATTATGAAGCTGCTAAGGAAACGTTGGATATAATGAAGGAACTAGAGGAAAGTTTAGAACAAAATAATAGATAA
- the hypD gene encoding hydrogenase formation protein HypD — translation MESAVLNEVLKKIEEINKFQNNISIMEICGTHTMAISKYGIRDLLNKNINLVSGPGCPVCVTPSNYLDYVYDLSLEKDVIIATYGDMIRVPGSSPARTLEKARALGAAVKMVYSSIDAVELAAENRNKKVVFLGIGFETTTPATVVAIKEAERQKLDNFYVLSLHKLVEPVMKVLLEDKELNIQGFLLPGHVSVILGEEGFKFLNNYECSGIIAGFEMKEIVDALYEIVKSIESNEYTVKNCYKSVVRKQGNAVAKDMFKEVFEVRDDYWRGLGLIKESSLKLNETYKKYDIEKIYPLKYKEEKSSGCRCGDVLKGLIKPCECGNFGKVCVPENPLGPCMVSSEGSCSAYYKYDRNNIKL, via the coding sequence ATGGAAAGTGCAGTTTTAAATGAAGTATTAAAAAAGATAGAAGAGATCAATAAGTTTCAGAATAACATTAGTATTATGGAGATTTGTGGTACTCATACTATGGCTATAAGTAAGTATGGAATCAGGGATTTGCTTAATAAAAATATAAATCTGGTATCGGGACCAGGGTGTCCAGTTTGTGTAACTCCAAGTAACTATTTAGATTATGTTTATGATTTATCACTTGAAAAGGATGTTATTATAGCTACTTATGGAGATATGATTAGGGTACCTGGGAGTTCACCAGCTAGGACTCTAGAAAAGGCTAGAGCTCTTGGTGCTGCTGTGAAAATGGTCTATTCAAGTATAGATGCAGTAGAGCTTGCAGCAGAAAATAGAAACAAAAAGGTAGTTTTTCTAGGAATAGGCTTTGAAACTACAACGCCTGCAACAGTAGTTGCAATAAAGGAAGCAGAAAGACAAAAGCTTGATAACTTTTATGTGCTGTCGCTTCACAAGCTTGTTGAGCCCGTTATGAAGGTTTTACTTGAAGATAAGGAACTCAATATACAAGGATTTTTACTGCCAGGTCATGTAAGCGTTATCTTGGGGGAGGAAGGCTTTAAATTTCTAAATAACTATGAATGTAGTGGTATAATAGCAGGCTTTGAAATGAAAGAAATAGTAGATGCACTTTATGAAATAGTAAAGTCCATAGAAAGCAATGAATATACAGTAAAAAACTGTTATAAATCAGTTGTAAGAAAGCAGGGTAATGCTGTAGCCAAAGATATGTTTAAAGAGGTATTTGAAGTAAGAGATGATTATTGGAGAGGACTAGGGCTAATTAAGGAAAGCAGCCTAAAGCTTAATGAAACTTATAAAAAATATGATATTGAAAAAATATATCCTCTTAAGTATAAGGAAGAAAAATCATCAGGCTGTAGGTGTGGGGATGTTCTGAAGGGGCTTATTAAGCCTTGTGAATGTGGAAATTTTGGGAAGGTATGTGTTCCAGAAAATCCATTGGGTCCATGTATGGTATCTAGTGAAGGAAGTTGTTCTGCATACTATAAATATGATAGAAATAATATTAAACTTTAA
- the hypE gene encoding hydrogenase expression/formation protein HypE, which yields MIKDEFVTMSFGNGGKKTSAFIDNVILPSFNNKELNSLGDGAVLDVSGSIAFSTDSFVIDPYIFPGGDIGKLSVCGTVNDLLMCGSIPKYLSLSLIIEEGFSLKELEHIITSLSKTAEKAGVKVVTGDTKVVDKGHGHGIYINTAGIGQRVEGIDLGKSRIKSGDKVIVSGSVGNHGLAILCAREKLLEGSLYSDCTPLNEVVSTILKYGDKVKILRDPTRGGVATTLNEFTEGMDFSIELLEESIPVDPSVRTAADLLGVDPLYSANEGKVLVVVDSECADDLVEDLRKHEASFNAAVIGQVVDYLQSKVVIKNQLGIRKVLDKLSNDLLPRIC from the coding sequence ATGATAAAGGATGAATTTGTGACTATGTCATTTGGTAATGGAGGTAAAAAAACCTCTGCTTTTATTGATAATGTAATTTTACCGAGCTTTAATAACAAGGAACTTAATAGCCTTGGAGACGGTGCTGTTTTGGATGTATCTGGAAGTATTGCTTTTTCTACAGATAGCTTTGTAATTGATCCTTATATATTTCCTGGTGGGGATATTGGTAAGCTAAGTGTGTGTGGGACAGTAAATGATCTATTGATGTGCGGTAGTATTCCTAAATATCTAAGCCTTTCCTTAATAATTGAAGAGGGGTTTAGCTTAAAGGAGCTTGAACATATAATTACTTCTTTAAGTAAAACTGCTGAAAAGGCAGGAGTTAAAGTTGTAACAGGGGATACAAAAGTAGTTGACAAGGGACATGGACATGGAATTTATATTAATACAGCAGGTATTGGACAAAGAGTAGAAGGTATTGATTTAGGAAAGTCAAGAATTAAAAGTGGAGATAAGGTTATTGTTTCTGGCAGTGTGGGCAATCATGGATTAGCTATTTTATGTGCTAGAGAGAAGCTGTTGGAAGGAAGTCTATACTCAGATTGTACCCCACTAAATGAAGTGGTTTCTACCATATTGAAGTACGGTGATAAGGTTAAAATATTAAGAGACCCTACAAGGGGAGGAGTAGCTACTACTCTTAATGAATTCACGGAGGGAATGGACTTTTCTATAGAGCTTTTAGAAGAAAGTATTCCAGTAGATCCAAGCGTAAGAACAGCAGCTGACCTATTAGGCGTAGATCCTCTTTATAGTGCAAATGAAGGTAAGGTGCTGGTAGTTGTGGATTCAGAATGTGCTGATGATTTGGTTGAGGACTTAAGAAAACATGAAGCTTCTTTTAATGCAGCTGTAATAGGCCAGGTAGTTGATTATCTACAGTCAAAGGTAGTTATAAAGAATCAGCTTGGAATTAGAAAAGTTCTGGATAAATTATCAAATGATTTGCTGCCAAGAATATGTTAA
- the hypA gene encoding hydrogenase maturation nickel metallochaperone HypA: protein MHELPITESIVRICCEEAEKYNVKKVNEIKIKVGELSGLVPECLQSYFDIVSKDTIIEGAKLNIIKIPVTMECTECNAKFELLKSQGNCCEVCGSTKLKIVNGNEYYIDSMEVDEDGN, encoded by the coding sequence ATGCATGAATTGCCCATAACGGAGAGCATAGTTAGAATTTGCTGTGAAGAAGCGGAAAAATACAATGTAAAAAAAGTAAATGAAATTAAAATTAAGGTAGGTGAGCTTTCTGGCCTTGTACCAGAATGCCTGCAATCTTATTTTGATATAGTAAGCAAGGATACTATTATTGAAGGGGCTAAATTAAATATAATTAAAATTCCTGTAACTATGGAATGTACTGAATGTAATGCAAAATTTGAGCTTCTAAAATCACAAGGTAATTGCTGTGAAGTGTGTGGAAGCACCAAATTGAAAATAGTTAATGGAAATGAGTATTATATAGATAGTATGGAGGTCGATGAGGATGGAAATTAA
- the hypB gene encoding hydrogenase nickel incorporation protein HypB gives MEIKVVRQIMEWNENCHQELRNTFEENNVLMINIMGSPGTGKTTFITNIINSLSNEYKIGIIEGDIAGSIDAEKIAALGIPVVQLNTEGACHIEAMSIKNMLQYFDLKDLDILIVENIGNLVCPAEFDIGDELKIALLSIPEGDDKVEKYPLMFTRANALVMTKYDMLQYFKFDEKRVVDNAKNNNPDIEIFKVNSVKGDGMPEFIEWIKSYLNK, from the coding sequence ATGGAAATTAAAGTTGTAAGACAGATAATGGAGTGGAATGAAAATTGTCACCAAGAGCTAAGAAATACTTTTGAAGAAAATAATGTTTTAATGATAAATATAATGGGTTCTCCTGGAACTGGTAAAACTACATTTATTACGAATATTATTAATAGCTTAAGCAATGAATATAAAATAGGTATAATTGAGGGTGATATTGCTGGTTCTATTGATGCTGAAAAAATAGCAGCACTAGGTATACCTGTTGTACAGCTTAATACTGAGGGCGCATGTCATATAGAAGCAATGTCAATAAAAAATATGCTTCAATACTTTGATTTAAAGGATTTAGATATTTTAATAGTAGAGAATATAGGAAATCTTGTTTGCCCCGCTGAATTTGACATTGGAGATGAGCTAAAGATAGCACTTTTAAGCATACCTGAGGGTGATGATAAAGTTGAAAAATATCCGCTTATGTTTACTAGAGCAAATGCACTAGTAATGACAAAATACGATATGTTACAATACTTTAAGTTTGATGAAAAAAGAGTAGTTGATAACGCTAAAAACAATAATCCTGATATTGAAATATTTAAAGTTAATAGTGTTAAAGGTGATGGAATGCCTGAATTTATAGAATGGATAAAAAGCTACTTAAACAAATAA